Proteins from a genomic interval of Nocardia sp. BMG51109:
- a CDS encoding thiolase domain-containing protein: MTNLAAVLGTGQTHHVTKRADVSMAGLCREAIDRALADAELTMADIDAVVVGKAPDLFEGSMMPELFLADALGATGKPLLRVHTAGSVGGSTGVVAANHVQAGVHGKVLAVAWEKQSESNAMWALSNPVPFTKPVGAGAGGYFAPHVRAYIRRANAPLHIGAMVAVKDRRNGAKNPLAHLQQADITMESVLASQMLWDPIRFDETCPSSDGACALVIGDEASARKVEESGKKVAWVHGTAMRTEPLAYSGRDQVSPQAGRDAAAALWRQAGIANPLEEIDAAEIYVPFSWFEPMWLENLGFVPEGEGWKLTDARETEIGRKLPVNPSGGVLSSNPIGASGMIRFAEAAKQVMSRAGDYQVENARKALGHAYGGGSQYFSMWVVGSERP; this comes from the coding sequence ATGACAAACCTTGCTGCGGTGCTCGGCACCGGACAGACCCATCACGTGACGAAACGGGCCGACGTGTCCATGGCCGGGCTGTGCCGCGAGGCCATCGATCGCGCACTGGCCGACGCCGAACTCACCATGGCCGATATCGATGCGGTCGTGGTGGGCAAGGCCCCGGACCTGTTCGAGGGTTCGATGATGCCCGAACTGTTCCTCGCGGATGCCCTGGGCGCCACCGGAAAACCGCTGCTGCGCGTGCACACCGCGGGTTCGGTGGGCGGCTCGACCGGCGTCGTCGCGGCCAACCACGTGCAGGCCGGCGTGCACGGCAAGGTGCTCGCGGTGGCCTGGGAGAAGCAGTCGGAATCCAATGCCATGTGGGCGCTGTCGAATCCGGTCCCGTTCACCAAGCCGGTCGGCGCCGGCGCCGGCGGGTACTTCGCCCCGCACGTGCGCGCCTACATCCGGCGCGCGAACGCCCCGCTGCACATCGGCGCCATGGTGGCGGTGAAGGATCGCCGCAACGGCGCGAAGAATCCGCTCGCCCATCTGCAGCAGGCCGATATCACCATGGAGTCGGTGCTGGCCTCGCAGATGCTGTGGGACCCGATCCGGTTCGACGAGACCTGCCCCTCCTCGGACGGCGCCTGCGCGCTGGTGATCGGCGACGAGGCCTCGGCGCGGAAGGTCGAGGAGTCCGGCAAGAAGGTGGCCTGGGTGCACGGCACCGCCATGCGCACCGAGCCGCTCGCCTACTCCGGCCGCGATCAGGTCAGCCCGCAGGCCGGCCGCGACGCCGCGGCCGCGCTGTGGCGGCAGGCCGGAATCGCCAACCCGCTGGAGGAGATCGACGCCGCCGAGATCTACGTGCCGTTCTCCTGGTTCGAGCCGATGTGGCTGGAGAACCTGGGCTTCGTCCCGGAGGGCGAGGGCTGGAAGCTGACCGACGCCCGGGAGACCGAGATCGGCAGGAAGCTGCCGGTCAACCCGTCCGGTGGCGTGCTCAGCTCCAACCCGATCGGGGCCTCCGGCATGATCCGCTTCGCCGAGGCCGCCAAACAGGTGATGAGCCGCGCCGGGGACTACCAGGTCGAGAACGCGCGCAAGGCGCTCGGACATGCGTACGGCGGCGGCTCGCAGTACTTCTCGATGTGGGTGGTCGGATCGGAGCGACCGTGA
- a CDS encoding nuclear transport factor 2 family protein, with protein sequence MTTKTDHPARTAGYASQAAVRARDKAAWLELFAADGIVEDPIGPSVFDPEGKGHRGRDAIAAFWDKSIGATEAIEFLFDDSFACGNEVAFTGTIRSHIGGQVIDAEGVFTYRVDDDDGKILALRAFWEAERAMQTMKPA encoded by the coding sequence ATGACAACGAAGACCGACCATCCGGCTCGCACGGCCGGTTACGCCTCCCAGGCCGCGGTACGCGCCCGCGACAAGGCGGCGTGGCTCGAACTGTTCGCCGCCGACGGCATCGTCGAGGATCCGATCGGGCCCTCGGTGTTCGACCCGGAGGGCAAGGGGCATCGCGGCCGCGATGCCATCGCAGCCTTCTGGGACAAATCGATCGGCGCCACCGAGGCGATCGAGTTCCTCTTCGACGACTCTTTCGCCTGCGGCAACGAGGTCGCGTTCACCGGGACGATCCGCAGCCACATCGGTGGTCAGGTGATCGATGCCGAGGGCGTGTTCACCTACCGGGTCGACGACGACGACGGCAAGATCCTGGCCCTGCGCGCGTTCTGGGAGGCCGAACGCGCCATGCAGACCATGAAACCAGCCTGA
- a CDS encoding cytochrome P450, giving the protein MWSQRVPVEELAELRRTAPIWWNPKSPAVGGFPDDGFWVVTKHADVKEVSRRSDVFSNFENTALPRFNDDIKREQIELQRFVLLNQDAPQHTRMRKLISKGFTPRAINGLREELSSRAESIVAAAAEAGSGDFVTQVACELPLQAIAELIGIPQEDRMKVFQWSNEMTGYDDPEYADVDPLAASTEILGYAWQMAEARKASPADDIVTELLHADVDGEMLTSEEFGFFVILLAVAGNETTRNAISHGMVAFLDNPDQWELFKAERPKTAAEEIIRWGTPVSTFQRTALEDTELGGVRIEKGQRVLLVYRSANFDEEVFDDPYTFDITRDPNPHLAFGGTGAHFCIGANLARLEIDLIFNAIADHLPDISKLGDPQRLRSGWLNGIKEFQVDYKGSGCPVAH; this is encoded by the coding sequence ATGTGGTCCCAGCGGGTACCGGTGGAAGAACTGGCCGAGCTACGCCGCACCGCTCCCATCTGGTGGAACCCGAAGTCGCCCGCCGTCGGCGGCTTCCCGGACGACGGATTCTGGGTCGTCACCAAGCATGCCGATGTCAAGGAGGTGTCGCGGCGCAGTGATGTGTTCTCGAACTTCGAGAACACCGCTCTTCCGCGATTCAACGACGACATCAAGCGCGAGCAGATCGAGTTGCAGCGGTTCGTCCTGCTCAACCAGGACGCGCCGCAGCACACCCGGATGCGCAAGCTGATCTCCAAGGGCTTCACCCCGCGCGCGATCAACGGGCTGCGCGAGGAGCTGTCGTCCCGGGCCGAATCCATCGTGGCGGCGGCCGCCGAGGCCGGCTCGGGAGATTTCGTCACGCAGGTGGCGTGCGAGCTGCCGCTGCAGGCGATCGCCGAGCTGATCGGCATCCCGCAGGAGGACCGGATGAAGGTCTTCCAGTGGTCCAACGAGATGACCGGATACGACGATCCCGAGTACGCCGATGTCGATCCCCTCGCCGCATCCACCGAGATCCTGGGCTATGCCTGGCAGATGGCCGAGGCGCGGAAGGCGTCCCCCGCCGACGACATCGTGACCGAGCTGCTGCATGCCGACGTCGACGGGGAGATGCTGACCTCCGAGGAGTTCGGGTTCTTCGTGATCCTGCTGGCCGTGGCCGGCAACGAGACCACCCGCAACGCGATCTCGCACGGCATGGTCGCCTTCCTCGACAATCCCGATCAGTGGGAGCTTTTCAAGGCCGAGCGGCCCAAGACCGCCGCCGAGGAGATCATCCGCTGGGGCACCCCGGTGAGCACGTTCCAGCGCACCGCGCTCGAGGACACCGAACTCGGTGGCGTGCGGATCGAGAAGGGGCAGCGCGTGCTGCTGGTGTACCGCTCGGCGAACTTCGACGAGGAGGTCTTCGACGACCCGTACACCTTCGACATCACCCGTGATCCCAACCCGCACCTGGCCTTCGGCGGTACGGGCGCGCACTTCTGTATCGGCGCCAACCTGGCCCGGCTGGAGATCGACCTGATCTTCAACGCCATCGCGGACCACCTGCCCGACATCTCCAAGCTGGGCGACCCGCAGCGGCTGCGGTCCGGCTGGCTGAACGGCATCAAGGAGTTCCAGGTGGACTACAAGGGATCGGGCTGCCCGGTGGCGCACTGA
- a CDS encoding steroid 3-ketoacyl-CoA thiolase, giving the protein MGTPVIVEAARTPIGKRGGWLAGLHAAEVLGAAQRGVVDRAHLDPALVEQVIGGCVMQVGEQGNNVTRTAWLHAGLPWQTGATTIDSQCGSAQQANHLIAGLIATGAIDVGLACGVESMSHVPLGANVGENAGPRRPASWDIDMPNQFEAAERIAKRRGITREDIDEFGVRSQRLAAQAWAEGRFEREVLTVTAPQVDKEGTLTGEKLDVNRDQGLRDTNRAGLAELKPVLAGGIHTAGTSSQVSDGAAAVLLMDEQAAARAGLRPRARIVTQALVGAEPEFHLDGPVQATARLLERSGMSMSDIDVFEINEAFASVPLSWASVHRPDIDRVNVNGGAIALGHPVGSTGSRLITTALHELERSDKSVAMVLMCAGGALATGTIIERL; this is encoded by the coding sequence ATGGGCACACCCGTCATCGTCGAGGCCGCACGCACCCCGATCGGCAAACGCGGCGGCTGGCTGGCCGGCCTGCACGCCGCGGAGGTGCTCGGTGCCGCCCAGCGTGGCGTGGTCGACCGCGCACATCTGGATCCCGCCCTGGTGGAGCAGGTCATCGGCGGCTGCGTCATGCAGGTCGGCGAGCAGGGCAACAACGTCACCCGCACCGCGTGGCTGCATGCCGGCCTGCCCTGGCAAACGGGCGCGACCACCATCGACTCCCAGTGCGGTTCCGCCCAGCAGGCCAACCATCTGATCGCCGGGCTGATCGCCACCGGCGCCATCGACGTCGGCCTGGCCTGCGGCGTGGAGTCGATGAGCCACGTGCCGCTGGGCGCCAACGTCGGCGAGAACGCCGGGCCGCGACGGCCCGCGAGCTGGGACATCGATATGCCCAACCAGTTCGAGGCGGCCGAGCGAATCGCCAAGCGCCGCGGCATCACCCGCGAGGACATCGATGAATTCGGCGTCCGCTCACAGCGACTGGCCGCCCAGGCCTGGGCCGAGGGCCGCTTCGAGCGCGAGGTGCTCACCGTCACCGCGCCGCAAGTGGACAAGGAGGGCACCCTCACCGGCGAGAAACTCGACGTGAACCGCGATCAGGGCCTGCGCGACACCAACCGCGCGGGGCTGGCCGAGCTGAAGCCGGTGCTGGCGGGCGGTATTCACACCGCGGGCACGTCGTCGCAGGTCTCCGACGGTGCGGCCGCGGTGCTGCTGATGGACGAACAGGCCGCCGCCCGTGCGGGTTTGCGGCCGCGCGCCCGGATCGTCACCCAGGCGCTGGTCGGCGCGGAGCCCGAGTTCCACCTGGACGGACCGGTGCAGGCGACCGCACGGCTGCTGGAGCGATCCGGCATGAGCATGTCGGATATCGACGTGTTCGAGATCAACGAGGCGTTCGCCTCGGTGCCGCTGTCCTGGGCCTCGGTGCACCGCCCGGACATAGACCGGGTCAATGTCAACGGCGGGGCGATCGCGCTCGGACATCCGGTCGGCAGCACGGGTTCGCGACTGATCACGACGGCGCTGCACGAGCTGGAACGATCCGACAAGTCGGTTGCCATGGTCCTCATGTGCGCCGGTGGCGCACTTGCGACAGGCACGATCATCGAGCGGTTGTAG
- a CDS encoding helix-turn-helix domain-containing protein, with the protein MADFAARLNKLFETVHPPGRKPHTNAEVAAALTASGHPISKPYLSQLRSGQRTNPSDETVAALAKFFKVKPDYFFNDIYAAKIDHDLELLSQLQGYGLRRLSSRAFDLSEESQNLLTSMAEKLRASEGLPEIPPDGTE; encoded by the coding sequence ATGGCTGATTTCGCGGCGCGGCTGAACAAGCTGTTCGAAACCGTGCATCCCCCGGGGCGTAAGCCGCACACCAACGCCGAGGTGGCGGCTGCGCTGACGGCCTCAGGCCATCCGATCTCGAAACCGTATCTCTCGCAGTTGCGGTCGGGACAGCGGACCAATCCGTCCGACGAGACGGTGGCCGCGTTGGCGAAGTTCTTCAAGGTCAAACCGGACTACTTCTTCAACGACATCTACGCCGCCAAGATCGACCACGATCTGGAGCTACTGTCCCAGCTGCAAGGCTACGGACTGCGGCGGTTGTCGAGTAGAGCGTTCGACCTCTCCGAAGAATCGCAGAACCTCCTGACCTCGATGGCCGAGAAACTGCGGGCGAGCGAGGGTCTGCCCGAGATCCCGCCGGACGGCACGGAATAG
- a CDS encoding ImmA/IrrE family metallo-endopeptidase produces the protein MTESRIQSGRSYRRVAAAVDAVCAVAADYDATTLDEVVQAVSAERRRPIEIGASGELGPGVCGQRRIFPEKDVIVLAPSLPTREHTLAHELGHIVFDHPGAPAPEVTMEASDDLIAYMLSQRAHQQVVDDGEDEQCEWEAETFASMLMTRLRVFHNRGAGVSVLRFDEALG, from the coding sequence ATGACGGAAAGTCGCATACAGAGTGGCCGCTCCTACCGCCGGGTCGCGGCGGCTGTCGACGCGGTCTGCGCGGTGGCGGCCGACTACGACGCCACCACCCTCGACGAGGTCGTACAGGCCGTCTCGGCGGAGCGCCGCCGCCCGATCGAGATCGGCGCCAGCGGCGAGTTGGGCCCGGGCGTCTGCGGACAGCGGCGCATCTTCCCGGAGAAGGACGTGATCGTGTTGGCGCCGTCGCTGCCCACGCGCGAGCACACTCTGGCCCACGAACTGGGGCACATCGTCTTCGACCACCCCGGCGCACCGGCGCCGGAGGTCACGATGGAGGCGAGCGACGACCTGATCGCCTACATGCTCAGCCAGCGGGCGCATCAGCAGGTCGTCGACGACGGCGAGGACGAGCAGTGCGAATGGGAGGCCGAGACCTTCGCCAGCATGCTGATGACCCGGCTGCGCGTATTCCACAACCGAGGCGCCGGCGTCTCGGTCCTGCGATTCGACGAGGCACTGGGATGA
- a CDS encoding SDR family oxidoreductase produces the protein MADNEGICAGRTVIVTGAGGGIGRAHALAFAAAGANVVVNDLGAELDGTRSEDSPAAQVVEEILELGGKAVVNGDDVADWAGAKRLVDQAVETFGRLDALVNNAGIVRDRMLVNLSEQEWDAVVRVHLKGHFATMRHAAEYWRGESKAGRAVDARIVNTTSGAGLQGSVGQGNYGAAKAGIAALTITAAAEFGRYGITVNAIAPSARTRMTETVFADMMAKPEGGFDAMAPENISPLVVWLGSPDSAGVTGRVFEVEGGKVALADGWRHGVPVDRGARWAPAELGSAVRELIAEATPPEPVYGA, from the coding sequence ATGGCGGACAACGAGGGGATCTGCGCCGGGCGCACAGTCATCGTGACCGGAGCGGGCGGCGGCATCGGCCGGGCGCACGCGCTGGCCTTCGCCGCGGCGGGGGCCAACGTGGTGGTCAACGATCTGGGCGCCGAACTCGACGGCACCCGCAGCGAGGACTCCCCGGCCGCCCAGGTCGTGGAGGAGATCCTGGAACTCGGCGGCAAGGCCGTCGTGAACGGTGACGACGTCGCCGACTGGGCGGGCGCCAAGCGCCTGGTCGACCAGGCCGTGGAGACCTTCGGCCGGCTGGACGCGCTGGTCAACAACGCCGGCATCGTCCGCGACCGGATGCTGGTCAACCTGTCCGAACAGGAGTGGGACGCGGTCGTCCGGGTGCACCTCAAGGGGCACTTCGCGACCATGCGGCACGCCGCCGAGTACTGGCGCGGGGAATCGAAGGCCGGACGGGCCGTCGACGCGCGCATCGTCAACACCACATCCGGCGCCGGCCTGCAGGGCAGCGTCGGTCAGGGCAACTACGGCGCCGCCAAGGCGGGCATCGCCGCGCTCACGATCACGGCCGCCGCGGAGTTCGGCCGCTACGGGATCACCGTGAACGCCATCGCCCCCAGCGCCCGCACCCGAATGACCGAGACCGTCTTCGCCGACATGATGGCCAAGCCGGAGGGCGGGTTCGACGCCATGGCCCCGGAGAACATCTCTCCGCTGGTGGTCTGGCTGGGCAGCCCGGATTCCGCCGGGGTGACCGGGCGCGTGTTCGAGGTGGAGGGCGGCAAGGTGGCCCTGGCCGACGGCTGGCGGCACGGCGTACCGGTCGACCGCGGCGCCCGCTGGGCTCCCGCGGAGCTCGGTTCGGCGGTGCGCGAGCTGATTGCCGAGGCGACGCCGCCGGAGCCCGTCTACGGCGCCTGA
- a CDS encoding SDR family oxidoreductase: MAIEVDLSGAVVLVTGGVRGVGAGISRVFLDAGATVVTCARRPADAPVTSSGRTAEFVPCDVRDGDAVPALIETIVERHGRIDHVVNNAGGSPFALAADAGRKFHSKIIELNLLAPLAISQAANAVMQDQPGGGSVVMISSVSGHRPSPGTAAYGAAKAGLDSLVQSLAVEWAPKVRVNSVIVGMVHTESSHLHYGDEAGVAAVETTIPMQRMATPEDIGGVAAFLASPLAGYVSGTSLLVHGGGERPAFLAAATANEPSSAGASESR; encoded by the coding sequence GTGGCAATCGAAGTGGATCTCTCCGGAGCGGTCGTCCTGGTCACCGGCGGCGTGCGCGGCGTGGGCGCCGGTATCAGCCGGGTGTTCCTGGATGCCGGCGCAACCGTGGTGACCTGCGCGCGCCGCCCCGCCGACGCCCCGGTCACCAGTTCCGGCCGCACGGCCGAATTCGTCCCGTGCGATGTGCGCGACGGCGATGCGGTGCCGGCGCTGATCGAGACGATCGTCGAGCGGCACGGCCGGATCGACCACGTGGTGAACAATGCCGGTGGTTCCCCGTTCGCCCTCGCGGCGGACGCCGGCCGCAAGTTCCACTCGAAGATCATCGAGCTGAATCTTCTTGCCCCGCTGGCGATTTCTCAGGCGGCCAATGCCGTGATGCAGGATCAGCCCGGCGGCGGCTCGGTCGTGATGATCTCCAGCGTGAGCGGCCACCGGCCCTCGCCGGGGACCGCCGCCTACGGCGCCGCCAAGGCCGGCCTGGACAGCCTGGTGCAGTCGCTGGCGGTGGAGTGGGCGCCGAAGGTCCGGGTCAATTCGGTGATCGTCGGCATGGTGCACACCGAATCCAGTCACCTGCACTACGGCGACGAGGCCGGGGTCGCCGCGGTGGAGACCACCATCCCGATGCAGCGCATGGCCACCCCCGAGGACATCGGCGGAGTGGCCGCCTTCCTCGCCTCCCCGCTCGCCGGCTACGTCAGCGGCACCTCGCTGCTGGTGCACGGCGGCGGCGAGCGCCCCGCATTCCTGGCGGCCGCGACCGCCAACGAGCCGTCGTCCGCGGGTGCCTCGGAGTCGAGGTAG
- a CDS encoding enoyl-CoA hydratase family protein — MGINRHTETSGVEVVTIDYPPVNALPTAGWFAVADAVRAAGRDPETKVVVLRAEGRGFNAGVDIKEIQNNPGHQALIDANHGCYEAFGAVYECQVPVIAAVGGFCLGGGIGLVGNADVIVASDDATFGLPEVERGALGAATHLARLVPQHMMRTLFYTAGTVTAQQLHHFGSVHKVVPRAELDSAALEVAKNIANKDGRVIRAAKRALNGIDVQDVHRSYRFEQGFTFELNLAGVSDEIRARFDEDLAAKRGGK, encoded by the coding sequence ATGGGGATCAACCGTCACACCGAGACCTCGGGAGTCGAGGTCGTCACGATCGACTACCCACCGGTCAACGCCCTGCCCACGGCCGGCTGGTTCGCCGTGGCCGACGCGGTCCGCGCGGCCGGGCGCGATCCCGAGACCAAGGTGGTGGTGCTGCGCGCGGAGGGCCGCGGATTCAACGCGGGCGTGGATATCAAGGAGATCCAGAACAATCCGGGCCACCAGGCGCTGATCGACGCCAATCACGGGTGCTACGAGGCGTTCGGGGCGGTCTACGAGTGCCAGGTGCCGGTGATCGCAGCGGTCGGCGGGTTCTGCCTGGGCGGCGGCATCGGGCTGGTGGGCAATGCCGACGTCATCGTCGCCTCCGACGACGCGACCTTCGGGCTGCCCGAGGTGGAGCGGGGCGCCCTGGGCGCGGCCACCCACCTCGCGCGGCTGGTGCCGCAGCACATGATGCGCACGCTGTTCTATACCGCTGGCACGGTCACCGCGCAGCAGCTGCATCACTTCGGGTCGGTGCACAAGGTGGTGCCGCGCGCCGAATTGGATTCGGCGGCGCTGGAAGTCGCGAAGAACATCGCGAACAAGGACGGCCGGGTCATCCGCGCCGCCAAGCGCGCGCTGAACGGCATCGACGTGCAGGACGTGCATCGCAGCTACCGGTTCGAGCAGGGCTTCACCTTCGAGCTGAACCTGGCCGGGGTGTCGGACGAGATCCGCGCGCGGTTCGACGAGGACCTGGCCGCGAAACGAGGTGGGAAGTAA
- a CDS encoding CoA transferase subunit A gives MRDKRIGLDEAVGELRSGMTIGLGGWGSRRKPMAFVRALLRSDVTDLTVVTYGGPDLGLLCSAGKVRKVYYGFVSLDSAPFYDPWFAKARTGGEIVAREMDEGMVKCGLQAAAARLPFLPIRAGLGSDVLNFWDGELQTVRSPYPDADGRIETLVAMPALTLDASFVHLDLGDKHGNAAYTGVDPYMDDLFCLAAERRYVSVDRLVDTEELVKAVPQQAIILNRMMADGVVESPGGAHFTLSGSYGRDEKFQRHYVEAAKEPDTWAGFKARYLDGTEDEYQAAVREFAAEQDT, from the coding sequence ATGCGCGACAAGCGAATCGGGCTCGACGAGGCCGTCGGCGAGCTGCGCAGCGGCATGACGATCGGGCTCGGCGGGTGGGGTTCCCGGCGCAAGCCGATGGCGTTCGTGCGGGCGCTGCTGCGGTCGGATGTCACCGATCTGACCGTCGTCACCTACGGCGGTCCGGACCTGGGGCTGCTGTGCTCGGCGGGCAAGGTGCGCAAGGTCTACTACGGGTTCGTATCGCTGGATTCGGCGCCGTTCTACGATCCGTGGTTCGCCAAGGCCCGCACCGGCGGCGAGATCGTGGCCCGCGAGATGGACGAGGGCATGGTGAAGTGCGGGCTGCAGGCCGCCGCGGCCCGGCTGCCGTTCCTGCCGATCCGGGCCGGCCTCGGGTCGGACGTGCTGAACTTCTGGGACGGTGAGCTGCAGACCGTGCGGTCCCCGTATCCGGATGCCGACGGCCGCATCGAAACCCTCGTCGCCATGCCCGCGCTGACGCTGGACGCCTCCTTCGTCCACCTGGACCTGGGTGACAAGCACGGCAACGCCGCCTACACCGGTGTGGACCCGTACATGGACGACCTGTTCTGCCTGGCCGCCGAGCGCCGCTACGTATCGGTGGATCGACTGGTGGACACCGAGGAATTGGTGAAAGCCGTTCCGCAGCAGGCGATCATCCTCAACCGCATGATGGCCGACGGCGTCGTCGAGAGCCCCGGCGGTGCGCATTTCACGCTGTCGGGCAGCTACGGCCGGGACGAGAAGTTCCAGCGGCACTACGTCGAGGCGGCCAAGGAGCCCGACACCTGGGCGGGGTTCAAGGCCCGTTATCTGGACGGCACCGAGGACGAATACCAGGCCGCCGTCCGGGAATTCGCCGCGGAGCAGGACACATGA
- a CDS encoding CoA-transferase subunit beta gives MTDTTTATRAEVCAVACAEIFRGAGEIMASPMSPIPTIGARLARLTFEPDLLLSDGEAVLLAETPPLGGKAPAEGWVPFGKVFDVVASGRRHVVMGANQIDRFGNQNLSAFGPLQHPTRQMFGVRGAPGNTINHPTSYFVPRHSKRVFCEQVDIVSGIGYDKVDPANPAFRFHHLHRVVSNLGVFDFGGPDHTLQALSLHPGVTPDEVAENTSFEVAGLETAETTRWPTEEELRIIRNVLDSKGLRDKEVR, from the coding sequence ATGACCGACACCACCACCGCGACGCGCGCCGAGGTGTGCGCCGTCGCCTGCGCCGAGATCTTCCGCGGGGCGGGCGAAATCATGGCCAGCCCGATGTCGCCGATCCCGACCATCGGGGCCCGGCTGGCCCGGCTGACCTTCGAGCCCGACCTGCTGCTGTCCGACGGCGAGGCCGTGCTGCTGGCGGAGACTCCCCCGCTGGGCGGGAAAGCCCCTGCGGAGGGCTGGGTTCCGTTCGGCAAGGTGTTCGACGTGGTGGCGTCCGGTCGGCGGCACGTCGTCATGGGCGCCAACCAGATCGACCGGTTCGGCAATCAGAACCTGTCGGCGTTCGGGCCGCTGCAGCACCCGACCCGGCAGATGTTCGGCGTGCGCGGGGCGCCCGGTAATACGATCAACCACCCCACCAGCTACTTCGTCCCCCGGCACAGCAAGCGGGTGTTCTGCGAGCAGGTCGACATCGTCTCCGGAATCGGTTACGACAAAGTCGATCCCGCGAATCCGGCGTTCCGCTTCCATCATCTGCACCGGGTTGTCAGCAATCTGGGTGTGTTCGACTTCGGCGGGCCAGACCACACGCTCCAGGCACTGTCGCTGCATCCCGGGGTGACGCCGGACGAGGTGGCCGAGAACACCTCGTTCGAGGTGGCCGGGCTGGAGACCGCCGAGACCACCCGGTGGCCGACCGAGGAGGAATTGCGAATCATCCGAAACGTGCTGGACTCCAAGGGGTTGCGCGACAAGGAGGTCCGATGA
- a CDS encoding nitronate monooxygenase family protein, giving the protein MSARIRTALTDLVGIDHPVVQTGMGWVAGPRLVAATANAGGLGILASATMTFEELEAAVAKTKAHTDKPFGVNIRADATDAPERIDLLIRENVRVASFALAPKKELIAKLKDAGVVVIPSIGAAKHAVKVASWGADAVIVQGGEGGGHTGPVATTLLLPSVLDAVDIPVVAAGGFFDGRGLAAALSYGAAGVAMGTRFLLTQESTVPEAVKREYLQRGLQDTTVSLKVDGMPHRVLNTELVERLEHSGRWRGFTAAAANAAKFKSMTGMKWSTIVRDGLAMRKTKSLTWSQVIMAANTPMLLKAGLVEGNTHAGVLASGQVTGIIEDLPTVQELVDRIVDDAAARIDALAALRHKAGEPSSPTV; this is encoded by the coding sequence ATGAGTGCGCGCATTCGGACCGCGCTCACCGACCTCGTCGGCATCGACCATCCGGTGGTGCAGACCGGGATGGGCTGGGTGGCCGGGCCGCGGCTGGTGGCGGCCACCGCCAATGCGGGCGGGCTGGGCATCCTGGCCTCCGCGACGATGACCTTCGAGGAGCTCGAGGCGGCCGTCGCGAAGACCAAGGCGCACACCGACAAACCGTTCGGCGTGAACATCCGCGCCGACGCCACCGATGCGCCGGAACGGATCGACCTGCTGATCCGGGAGAACGTCCGGGTCGCCTCGTTCGCGCTCGCGCCCAAGAAGGAACTCATCGCGAAGCTGAAAGACGCCGGTGTCGTGGTGATTCCGTCGATCGGCGCGGCCAAGCACGCGGTGAAGGTGGCGTCGTGGGGGGCCGACGCGGTGATCGTGCAGGGCGGCGAGGGTGGTGGGCACACCGGCCCCGTCGCCACGACGCTGCTGCTGCCGTCGGTTCTCGATGCCGTGGATATTCCCGTTGTTGCGGCGGGCGGATTCTTCGACGGGCGCGGACTTGCCGCCGCACTGTCCTATGGCGCAGCGGGTGTGGCGATGGGCACGCGGTTCCTGCTCACCCAGGAGAGCACGGTGCCGGAGGCGGTGAAGCGGGAGTATTTGCAGCGCGGGCTGCAGGACACCACCGTGTCGCTGAAGGTGGACGGCATGCCGCACCGGGTTCTCAACACGGAACTGGTTGAACGCCTGGAACATTCGGGCCGCTGGCGCGGATTCACGGCGGCGGCGGCCAACGCGGCCAAGTTCAAGAGCATGACCGGAATGAAATGGTCCACCATCGTCCGCGACGGCCTGGCCATGCGGAAGACCAAGAGCCTCACCTGGTCCCAGGTGATCATGGCCGCCAACACCCCGATGCTGCTGAAGGCCGGTCTGGTCGAGGGCAACACCCACGCCGGCGTCCTGGCCTCCGGTCAGGTCACCGGCATCATCGAGGACCTGCCCACGGTCCAGGAACTCGTCGACCGCATAGTCGACGACGCGGCCGCGCGGATCGACGCACTCGCCGCGCTGCGCCACAAGGCTGGAGAACCCTCCAGCCCCACTGTGTGA
- a CDS encoding DUF4189 domain-containing protein gives MNKTISVVVAATGALFLAAPAHADTNPLWAALSVSKSTGQVGKAWNYRSEDDAHDAADESCGVADCAVMIDTEGDRYDRCIAVAQVPHGKWGSQYASDRDSAESFAKGATLDREHAVVRGSVCQKQQRDY, from the coding sequence ATGAACAAGACCATTTCTGTCGTCGTCGCCGCGACCGGGGCGCTATTCCTCGCCGCACCCGCACATGCCGACACGAACCCGCTGTGGGCCGCTCTCTCGGTATCCAAATCGACGGGACAGGTCGGCAAGGCATGGAACTACCGTTCCGAAGACGACGCCCACGACGCCGCCGACGAGTCCTGCGGTGTCGCCGATTGCGCGGTGATGATCGACACCGAGGGAGACAGGTACGACCGCTGCATAGCCGTCGCCCAGGTTCCCCATGGCAAGTGGGGATCCCAGTACGCATCGGATCGCGACTCGGCGGAATCCTTCGCGAAAGGCGCCACCCTCGACCGGGAACACGCGGTCGTCCGGGGCAGCGTGTGCCAGAAGCAGCAGCGGGACTACTGA